Proteins from one Triplophysa dalaica isolate WHDGS20190420 chromosome 6, ASM1584641v1, whole genome shotgun sequence genomic window:
- the rbm26 gene encoding RNA-binding protein 26 isoform X2: protein MIIEDLEALKTWLSKTLEPICDADPSALAKYVVALVKKDKSERELKALCIDQLDVFLQKETQEFVDKLFEAVNTKSYLPQPEQSTSTNRTESHQRTEKDEPKREEPNRDEDRDKKFSRRTNHSPQSGSRYIRDNRRGDDRKKDDRSRKRDFDRNPPRRDSYRDRYNRRRDRSRSYSRSRSRSWSKEHPRDRDKNRDRSRSRSRSRSRTRSRERDSAKSKFDHSRPERQEGAVTDGYSATPVTPGNPSTHFPVPTLSSTITVIAPTHHGNNTTESWSEFPPDHALFNRGGPPRKRCRDYDEKGFCMRGDMCPFDHGSDPVVVEDVNLPNILPFQPPPLPVVDGPPPPGLPPPPSLLNPPVNLRPPMPTPGNMPPSLPPVAGPPPPLPPLKPSGMDAPPNSITSSVPTIVTSGVRPLPPPPLYTTDSFEPDVYNPEAPSMTSRPMYRHGVNAQRPNLIGLTMGEMDLPPREKMQNHNNTGRIVLESDSRKRSAGLHDGGIPPKRPWFDSWSHLLHRPNFKPNHHGFHRKLPFSPNTKLAIKQIPPELNNISKLNEHFSKFGNMVNLQVAYNNDPEGALIQFASPEEARRAIQSTEAVLNNRFIKVYWHREDSSEHPHATPPVRNVQEPLVNTVKQSVKDRLGPLPMAHANPEQDPSVVPQNATKSSVKERLGFPKPAGGKVFSTSTGLTKTVYNPAALKAGQKGAAFVHSVSLEDALKRKQEALKLQQDVRKKKQEILEQHIQTQKLLISKLEKNKTMKAEDKSQIMQTLTALTNSITKLQEEIKSLSSASVLKTTVKSKAQAQKELLDTELDLYKKIQAGEDTSQLKIKYTQLQLEAAKRGLLTPGRGRGAHGRGRGSMRSRGRGIRGRGRGVHAVVDHRPRALEISGFTDADRVDLLPHFAQFGEIEDFQMEDSSLSAIITFKSRAEAEQAAIHGVRLNSQGLRLAWHKPAASLNTTDPDETEQDDEEFAEDSLVDDSLLQDDDEEEEDNESRSWRR, encoded by the exons ATGATCATTGAAGACCTCGAAGCCTTGAAGACATGGCTCTCAAAGACTCTTGAACCAAT ATGTGATGCCGACCCTTCTGCACTTGCAAAATATGTGGTTGCCTTGGTGAAGAAAGACAAATCGGAGAGGGAGTTGAAAGCACTATGCATTGACCAGTTGGATGTATTTCTCCAGAAAG aaacacaagaGTTTGTGGATAAACTTTTTGAAGCTGTGAATACGAAGAGTTACCTACCTCAACCCGAGCAGTCAACTTCCACAAACAGAACCGAATCTCACCAGCGCACAGAAAAAGATGAACCAAAAAGAGAGGAG CCCAATCGAGATGAAGACAGAGACAAGAAATTCTCAAGGAGAACAAACCACAGTCCTCAGTCTGGCTCCAGATACATCCGAGACAACAG GAGAGGAGATGACCGCAAGAAGGACGACCGCTCCAGGAAGCGAGACTTCGATCGCAACCCGCCCAGAAGGGACTCGTACAGAGACCGCTACAACCGCAGGAGAGATCGCAGCCGCAGTTACAGCCGCAGCCGTAGTCGCAGCTGGAGCAAAGAACACCCTCGCGACAGAGACAAGAACAGAGACCGCAGCCGATCGCGTTCTCGCTCACGGAGTCGCACCAGAAGCAGAG AGCGAGATTCTGCAAAGTCAAAATTTGACCACAGTCGTCCAGAGCGTCAGGAGGGTGCAGTCACTGATGGCTACAGCGCAACGCCTGTTACGCCCGGGAACCCCTCGACTCACTTTCCTGTGCCCACCCTTAGCAGCACCATCACGGTTATTGCCCCCACCCACCACGGTAACAACACCACAGAGAGCTGGTCGGAGTTTCCGCCGGACCATGCGCTGTTCAACAGAGGTGGCCCACCGCGGAAACGCTGCCGTGACTATGATG AAAAAGGGTTCTGCATGCGAGGAGACATGTGTCCTTTTGACCACGGAAGTgatccagtcgtggtggaggaCGTTAATCTCCCCAACATACTTCCCTTTCAACCGCCGCCACTCCCCGTGGTGGATGGCCCACCTCCACCTGGCCTGCCCCCCCCTCCGTCACTCCTGAACCCACCAGTGAATCTCAGGCCACCCATGCCTACGCCTGGCAACATGCCCCCTAGCTTACCACCTGTCGCTG gtcctcctcctcctcttccaccTCTTAAGCCGTCTGGTATGGACGCTCCTCCGAACTCCATCACCAGCTCTGTCCCCACTATAGTCACGTCAGGTGTTCGGCCTCTGCCTCCTCCACCCCTCTACACCACAG ACTCGTTTGAGCCGGATGTGTACAACCCTGAGGCTCCCAGCATGACCTCACGGCCCATGTACAGACACGGTGTCAACGCTCAGAGACCAAATCTGATTGGCCTAACCATGGGGGAAATGGATCTCCCGCCTAGAG AAAAAATGCAAAACCACAACAACACCGGGCGGATCGTTTTAGAATCAGACTCCAGGAAGAGAAGTGCAGGACTGCACGATGGAGGGATCCCACCGAAGAGACCCTGGTTTGACAG TTGGAGTCATCTGCTCCACAGGCCAAACTTCAAGCCCAACCATCACGGATTTCACAGAAAACTTCCCTTCTCACCGAATACTAAACTGGCCATCAAACAGATTCCTCCGGAACTCAACAACATCAGCAAACTCAACGAGCACTTCAGCAAGTTTGGCAACATGGTCAACCTACAG GTGGCGTATAATAATGACCCAGAGGGGGCTCTGATCCAGTTTGCGTCCCCTGAGGAGGCCAGACGGGCCATACAGAGCACAGAGGCTGTGCTGAATAACCGCTTCATCAAAGTGTACTGGCACAGAGAAGACTCATCGGAGCACCCACACGCCACACCACCTGTG CGAAATGTACAGGAGCCTTTAGTAAACACAGTGAAACAGTCTGTCAAAGACCGGCTCGGACCCCTGCCCATGGCACACGCTAATCCCGAACAGGACCCCAGTGTCGTTCCACAG AATGCAACCAAGTCTTCAGTAAAAGAGCGTCTGGGCTTCCCCAAACCAGCAGGAGGAAAG GTGTTTTCCACATCTACTGGCCTGACTAAGACGGTTTATAATCCAGCAGCGCTCAAAGCTGGCCAGAAGGGGGCGGCGTTTGTTCATAGTGTCAGTTTAGAAGACGCCTTAAAAAGAAAACAG GAGGCGCTAAAGCTTCAGCAGGATGTCAGAAAGAAGAAACAGGAGATCTTGGAGCAGCACATACAGACTCAGAAG TTGTTGATATCAAAGCTGGAGAAGAACAAAACCATGAAGGCTGAAGATAAAAGTCAGATCATGCAGACTCTCACCGCCCTCACCAACAGCATCACCAAACTCCAGGAGGAGATCAAATCACTGTCCAGTGCCAGCGTGCTCAAGACCACAGTCAAGAGTAAAGCCCAG GCTCAGAAGGAGCTTCTGGACACCGAATTGGACCTTTATAAGAAAATACAGGCGGGAGAAGACACGTCCCAATTGAAGATTAAATACACTCAACTACAATTAGAG GCTGCCAAAAGAGGCCTTCTAACTCCTGGACGTGGGAGGGGGGCTCACGGCAGGGGTCGGGGGTCCATGAGGAGCCGAGGTAGAGGCATTCGCGGGCGCGGGAGAGGAGTTCATGCTGTGGTGGACCATCGACCCAGAGCGTTAGAGATCAGCGGCTTTACCGATGCAGATCGAGTTGACCTCCTGCCACACTTTGCA CAATTCGGAGAGATTGAGGATTTTCAGATGGAGGATTCGTCTCTTAGTGCcatcattacatttaaaagtcgTGCAGAGGCAGAACAG GCGGCGATCCACGGTGTCCGGTTGAATAGTCAGGGCCTGCGCTTGGCCTGGCACAAACCTGCGGCCTCCCTCAACACAACAGACCCAGATGAGACTGAACAAGATGATGAGGAG TTTGCTGAGGACTCGCTCGTCGACGATTCGCTGCTGCAGGACGATGACGAGGAAGAGGAAGATAATGAGTCCCGCTCATGGCGCAGATGA